The Mycolicibacterium mageritense genome contains a region encoding:
- a CDS encoding glycerol-3-phosphate 1-O-acyltransferase: MTAPTDFFASFSTTDDALVLASVSSPAELELLNDWLKTHRKEHPDSSIEVLQLPEDGEPSPGVLASLVEELEADQDRLVVPVRVFWVPAGLPTRLKLVGLISGRDTYRPPEILQRRILRKDPSRARVVAGEPAKVSELRQQWSENTVAENPREFARFVLRRAVLAIERVELRLLGPEYKSPRLVKPEMLDSARFRQGLEQIPGATVEKAGEMLDELSTGWSRFSVDLIPTLGRAIFSRGFDPRIDYDRAEIESMRHALETHPAVLLFSHRSYLDGVIVPVAMQENRLPPVYTFAGINLSFGLMGPLFRHSGVIFIRRKLDDPLYKYVLRQYVGYIVEKRFNLNWSIEGTRSRTGKMLPPKLGLLSYVADAYLDGRSDDILLQPVSISFDQLHETAEYAAYARGGEKTPEGLKWLYSFIKAQGDRNYGKIYVRFPEAVSMRQYLGEPHGEMAHDEAAKRLAMQKMAFEVAWRILRVTPVNATGLVSALLLTTRGTALTLEQLHHTLQDSLDYLERKNTPVTNSALRLRTLDGVRSAVDALSNGHPVTLVDGGREPVWRIAPEDELEAAFYRNSLIHAFLETSIVELALVHAAHAEKDPLQAFWTQVMRLRDLLKFDFYFADSAAFRENVTEEMSWHDNWEKHISAGGEEIFQLLRAKRPLIAGAMLRPFFEADEIVADVLRDAPAEISEKELTKRALGVGRQYVAQGRVRSNESVSALLFATARQVAADQNLLTPAPDLTSRRKDFLREIRRILSDMDKVEHIARDRFFTEERRRRQLLEGG, encoded by the coding sequence GTGACCGCGCCGACCGACTTCTTCGCGAGTTTCAGCACGACCGACGATGCCCTTGTGCTGGCGTCGGTGTCCTCGCCCGCCGAACTCGAACTGCTCAACGACTGGCTCAAGACCCACCGTAAGGAACACCCCGATTCGTCGATCGAGGTCTTGCAACTGCCTGAGGACGGCGAACCGTCGCCGGGCGTACTCGCGAGCCTCGTCGAGGAACTGGAAGCCGACCAGGATCGCCTCGTGGTACCCGTGCGGGTGTTCTGGGTGCCCGCGGGGCTGCCCACGCGGCTGAAGCTGGTCGGGCTGATCTCCGGCCGTGACACCTACCGGCCGCCGGAGATCCTGCAGCGGCGCATCCTGCGCAAGGATCCGTCGCGCGCCAGGGTCGTGGCCGGCGAACCTGCCAAGGTTTCCGAGCTGCGGCAGCAGTGGAGTGAGAACACCGTCGCCGAAAACCCCAGGGAATTCGCGCGATTCGTGCTGCGCCGGGCGGTTCTTGCGATCGAGCGGGTGGAGCTGCGACTGCTCGGCCCCGAATACAAGTCGCCCCGGCTGGTCAAACCCGAGATGCTGGACTCGGCGCGCTTCCGGCAGGGGCTCGAGCAGATCCCCGGAGCCACGGTCGAGAAGGCCGGGGAGATGCTCGACGAGCTCTCCACCGGGTGGAGCCGCTTCTCCGTCGACCTCATCCCGACGCTGGGCCGGGCGATCTTCAGCCGGGGCTTCGATCCGCGAATCGACTATGACCGCGCCGAGATCGAGTCGATGCGGCACGCCCTGGAAACGCACCCGGCCGTGCTGCTGTTCTCGCACCGGTCCTACCTCGACGGCGTGATCGTCCCAGTGGCGATGCAGGAGAACCGGTTGCCGCCGGTGTACACGTTCGCCGGCATCAACCTGTCGTTCGGCCTGATGGGGCCGCTGTTCCGGCATTCGGGCGTCATCTTCATCCGCCGCAAGCTCGACGACCCGCTGTACAAGTACGTGCTGCGGCAGTACGTCGGCTACATCGTGGAGAAGCGGTTCAACCTGAACTGGTCCATCGAGGGCACGCGGTCGCGGACCGGAAAGATGTTGCCGCCCAAGCTCGGACTGCTGTCCTACGTCGCCGACGCGTATCTCGACGGCCGCAGCGACGACATTCTGCTGCAGCCTGTGTCGATCAGTTTCGACCAGCTGCACGAGACCGCGGAGTACGCGGCCTATGCCCGTGGTGGGGAGAAGACCCCCGAGGGACTCAAGTGGCTCTACAGCTTCATCAAGGCCCAGGGGGACCGCAACTACGGCAAGATCTATGTCCGCTTCCCGGAAGCGGTTTCGATGCGCCAGTACCTCGGCGAGCCGCACGGCGAGATGGCCCATGACGAGGCGGCCAAACGGCTCGCGATGCAGAAGATGGCTTTCGAGGTCGCATGGCGCATCCTGCGGGTCACCCCGGTCAACGCCACGGGTCTGGTTTCGGCGCTGCTGCTCACCACGCGTGGCACCGCGCTCACGCTGGAGCAGTTGCACCACACGCTGCAGGACTCGCTGGACTACCTGGAACGCAAGAACACCCCGGTGACCAACAGTGCGCTGCGCCTGCGGACCCTCGACGGCGTCCGGTCGGCCGTCGACGCGTTGTCCAACGGGCACCCGGTCACCCTGGTCGACGGGGGCCGCGAGCCCGTGTGGCGCATCGCGCCCGAGGACGAACTCGAGGCCGCGTTCTACCGCAACTCACTGATCCATGCGTTCCTGGAGACCTCGATCGTCGAGCTCGCGCTGGTGCACGCCGCGCACGCCGAAAAGGATCCGCTGCAGGCGTTCTGGACGCAGGTGATGAGGCTGCGCGACCTGCTCAAGTTCGACTTCTACTTCGCCGACTCGGCGGCGTTCCGGGAGAACGTGACCGAAGAGATGTCGTGGCACGACAACTGGGAGAAGCACATCTCCGCCGGTGGTGAGGAGATCTTCCAGCTGCTACGGGCCAAACGCCCCCTCATCGCGGGCGCGATGCTGCGGCCGTTCTTCGAGGCCGACGAGATCGTCGCCGACGTGCTGCGTGACGCGCCCGCCGAGATCAGCGAGAAGGAACTCACGAAACGGGCGCTCGGGGTCGGTCGGCAGTACGTGGCCCAAGGCCGGGTGCGCAGCAACGAGTCGGTGTCGGCGCTGTTGTTCGCGACCGCACGTCAGGTGGCCGCCGACCAGAACCTGCTGACGCCCGCACCCGACCTGACATCCCGCCGCAAGGATTTCCTGCGCGAGATCCGCCGCATCCTCAGCGACATGGACAAGGTCGAGCACATCGCCCGGGACCGGTTCTTCACCGAGGAGAGGCGGCGGCGCCAACTGCTCGAAGGCGGATAG
- a CDS encoding HAD-IB family hydrolase/lysophospholipid acyltransferase family protein: MTSPGQSGKSKQRLPGSLAEIEASPEGPEIGAFFDLDGTLVAGFTGVLMTQDRLRRGQMSVGEFIGMVQAGLNHQLGRSEFEDLIGKGARMLRGNSESDLDELGERLFVQHVRDRIYPEMRAMVRAHMARGHTVVLSSSALTVQVEPVARFLGIENVLSNKFETDDDGLITGEVARPVIWGPGKAHAVQKFAAANGVDLTKSYFYADGDEDVALMYLVGNPRPTNPGGKLAAVAAKRGWPILRFSSRSGSSPVSQLRTAAGFASMMPLAAGAIGWGLLNRSKRSGVNLFTSMMGRVLLGATGVSLNVLGRENLTKQRPAVFIFNHRNQADPVIAGTLVSDNFTGVGKKELANDPLVGTLGKVMDTAFIDRDDPEKAIESLHKIEELARKGLSVLIAPEGTRLDTTEVGPFKKGPFRIAMAAGIPIVPIVIRNAEVIAARDSSTFNPGTVDVAVYPPIPVDDWTLDNLTERIDEVRQIFLDTLIDWPEDELPEFPLYKRAAEVRKAAKKAPAKSTGRSVKGRP, from the coding sequence GTGACATCACCGGGGCAGTCAGGCAAGTCGAAGCAGCGGCTGCCGGGTTCACTGGCCGAGATCGAGGCGAGCCCGGAAGGCCCGGAGATCGGGGCGTTCTTCGACCTCGACGGCACTCTGGTGGCCGGCTTCACCGGCGTGCTGATGACCCAGGATCGGTTGCGGCGCGGGCAGATGAGCGTCGGCGAGTTCATCGGCATGGTGCAGGCCGGCCTGAACCACCAGCTCGGCCGCTCGGAGTTCGAGGATCTCATCGGCAAGGGCGCGCGCATGCTGCGGGGCAACTCCGAGAGCGACCTCGACGAACTGGGAGAGCGGCTGTTCGTCCAACATGTCCGGGACCGCATCTACCCCGAGATGCGCGCCATGGTGCGCGCCCACATGGCCCGCGGCCACACCGTGGTGCTGAGTTCGTCGGCGTTGACGGTGCAGGTCGAACCCGTCGCACGGTTCTTGGGTATCGAGAACGTGCTGAGCAACAAGTTCGAGACCGACGACGACGGCCTGATCACCGGTGAGGTAGCGCGGCCGGTGATCTGGGGACCGGGCAAAGCCCATGCGGTGCAGAAGTTCGCGGCTGCCAACGGGGTCGACCTCACCAAGAGCTACTTCTACGCCGACGGCGACGAGGACGTTGCGCTGATGTACCTGGTGGGCAATCCGCGCCCGACCAACCCCGGCGGCAAACTGGCCGCCGTGGCGGCCAAGCGTGGCTGGCCCATCCTGCGCTTCAGCAGCCGCAGTGGCAGCAGCCCGGTGTCGCAACTGCGCACGGCGGCCGGGTTCGCCTCGATGATGCCGCTGGCCGCCGGTGCCATCGGCTGGGGGCTGCTCAACCGCAGCAAGCGCAGCGGCGTCAACCTGTTCACCTCGATGATGGGCCGGGTTCTGTTGGGCGCCACCGGCGTCAGCCTCAACGTGCTGGGCCGGGAGAACCTCACCAAGCAGCGGCCTGCGGTCTTCATCTTCAATCACCGCAACCAGGCCGATCCCGTGATCGCCGGAACGCTGGTGAGCGACAACTTCACGGGTGTGGGCAAGAAGGAACTGGCCAACGACCCGCTGGTCGGCACCCTGGGCAAGGTGATGGATACCGCGTTCATCGACCGGGACGATCCGGAAAAAGCCATCGAAAGCCTGCACAAGATCGAAGAACTTGCGCGCAAGGGACTTTCGGTGCTGATCGCGCCGGAGGGCACCCGGCTGGACACCACCGAGGTCGGTCCGTTCAAGAAGGGGCCGTTCCGGATCGCCATGGCCGCGGGCATCCCGATCGTCCCGATCGTCATCCGGAACGCCGAGGTGATCGCGGCCCGCGACTCCAGCACGTTCAATCCCGGAACGGTGGATGTCGCGGTGTATCCGCCCATCCCGGTGGACGATTGGACCCTCGACAACCTGACCGAACGCATCGATGAGGTCCGTCAGATCTTCCTCGACACCCTGATCGACTGGCCGGAGGACGAGCTGCCGGAATTCCCGTTGTACAAACGGGCCGCAGAGGTCAGGAAGGCCGCGAAGAAGGCGCCGGCCAAATCCACCGGACGCAGCGTGAAGGGTCGGCCGTGA
- a CDS encoding wax ester/triacylglycerol synthase family O-acyltransferase produces the protein MSDVPDTAVLSEELSAVDTLLHRGEANPRTRSGIMGVEILDTTPDWERFRTRFENASRKVLRLRQKVVMPTLPTVAPRWVVDPDFNLDYHVRRVRVPAPGTVRDLIDLAEIAMQSPMDITRPLWSATLVEGLEGDRAATILHLSHAVTDGVGGVEMFASIYDLERDPEPRQTPPLPIPQDLSPNDLMREGLNRLPGAIAGGLLGALGGAARAATRVVRDPVSAVSGVVDYAMSGARVMGPAADPSPLLRRRSLSSRTEAIDIKFSDLHKASKAAGGSINDAYLAGLCGALRLYHDAMGIPIQNLPMAVPVNLRSEDDPAGGNRFAGVNLAAPVGIVDPEQRIKAVRAQMTSKREERAIDMVGAIAPVLSFLPDTFLESVAGSVVHSDVQASNVPMYAGDTFIAGAKILRHYGIGPLPGVAIMAVLISRSGYVTVTTRYDRASITNEPLFAQCLIDGFNEVLALGGDGRAAGATFTADVPATAESASNGSAAQ, from the coding sequence ATGAGCGACGTGCCGGATACGGCAGTGTTATCCGAAGAATTGAGTGCGGTCGACACGCTCCTGCACCGTGGGGAGGCAAATCCGCGCACTCGCTCGGGCATCATGGGCGTCGAGATCCTCGACACCACCCCGGACTGGGAGCGTTTCCGCACCCGGTTCGAGAACGCGTCGCGCAAGGTTCTGCGGTTACGTCAGAAAGTCGTCATGCCGACGCTGCCGACCGTGGCGCCGCGATGGGTGGTCGACCCGGACTTCAACCTCGATTACCACGTGCGCCGGGTCCGGGTGCCCGCTCCGGGCACCGTCCGCGACCTGATCGACCTCGCGGAGATCGCGATGCAGTCGCCCATGGACATCACGCGGCCCCTGTGGAGTGCGACCCTCGTGGAGGGCCTGGAAGGCGACCGGGCCGCCACCATCCTTCACCTGAGCCACGCGGTGACCGATGGCGTCGGCGGGGTCGAGATGTTCGCCAGCATCTACGACCTCGAACGTGATCCCGAACCCAGACAGACCCCACCCCTGCCCATCCCGCAGGATCTCTCGCCCAACGACCTCATGCGGGAAGGCTTGAACCGGCTGCCCGGCGCGATCGCCGGTGGTCTGCTGGGTGCGCTCGGCGGAGCGGCGCGCGCCGCGACCCGGGTGGTCCGCGACCCGGTCTCGGCGGTCAGCGGTGTGGTCGACTACGCCATGTCGGGCGCACGTGTCATGGGACCGGCGGCGGATCCGTCTCCGCTGCTGCGCAGGCGCAGCCTGTCGTCGCGGACCGAGGCCATCGACATCAAGTTCAGCGACCTGCACAAGGCCTCGAAGGCCGCGGGCGGTTCGATCAACGACGCGTATCTGGCGGGCCTGTGCGGTGCGTTGCGGCTGTACCACGATGCGATGGGAATCCCGATCCAGAATCTGCCGATGGCGGTGCCGGTCAACCTCCGGTCCGAGGATGATCCGGCAGGCGGCAACCGGTTCGCCGGGGTCAATCTGGCCGCGCCGGTCGGCATCGTCGATCCCGAACAGCGCATCAAGGCGGTGCGTGCGCAGATGACCAGCAAGCGCGAAGAACGCGCGATCGACATGGTCGGCGCAATCGCCCCCGTCCTGAGCTTTCTGCCGGACACGTTCCTGGAGTCGGTGGCGGGATCGGTGGTGCACTCCGACGTGCAGGCCAGCAACGTGCCCATGTATGCCGGCGACACGTTCATCGCCGGGGCAAAAATCCTGCGGCACTACGGCATTGGCCCGCTGCCGGGAGTGGCGATCATGGCGGTCCTGATCTCGCGGTCGGGATACGTCACCGTCACCACGCGGTACGACCGGGCGTCGATCACCAACGAACCCCTGTTTGCGCAGTGCCTGATCGACGGCTTCAACGAGGTGCTCGCGCTCGGTGGCGATGGTCGTGCCGCCGGGGCAACGTTCACGGCCGACGTGCCCGCGACGGCCGAATCCGCGTCGAACGGGAGTGCCGCACAGTGA
- a CDS encoding universal stress protein, which translates to MGTYRTVIVGTDGSESSLRAVDRAATIAAQENAKLIVASAHQPVVERGSWSRAPSHDHVVDTRAADSLREEGYKLHGAAPIYEILREARDRAKAAGAGDIDERAIEGAPVDALVKLADDVKADLVVVGDVGLDSVAGRLLGSVPANVARRAKVDILIVHTAG; encoded by the coding sequence ATGGGCACCTATCGGACGGTAATTGTCGGCACCGACGGTTCGGAATCGTCGTTGCGGGCGGTCGACCGGGCAGCGACCATCGCGGCTCAGGAGAACGCGAAACTCATCGTCGCGAGTGCGCACCAACCCGTCGTCGAACGGGGCAGCTGGTCGAGGGCGCCGTCACACGATCATGTGGTCGACACCCGCGCTGCCGACTCGCTCCGCGAGGAGGGCTACAAGCTTCACGGCGCCGCACCCATCTACGAGATTCTCCGGGAGGCCCGCGATCGCGCGAAGGCCGCAGGCGCCGGCGACATCGACGAGCGCGCGATCGAGGGCGCACCGGTCGACGCGTTGGTGAAACTGGCCGACGACGTCAAGGCCGACCTGGTCGTGGTGGGCGACGTGGGGCTCGACTCGGTTGCCGGGCGCCTCTTGGGCTCGGTGCCCGCCAACGTCGCCCGCCGGGCCAAGGTCGACATCCTCATCGTCCATACCGCGGGCTAG
- a CDS encoding bifunctional 2-methylcitrate synthase/citrate synthase, producing MTLTDDKPKIHKGLAGVVVDTTAISKVVPETNSLTYRGYPVQDLAAQCTFEQVAYLLWHGELPTDQELALFMQRERASRRIDRSMQSLLTKLPDNCHPMDVVRTVISYLGAEDPDEDDGSVSANLAKALRMYAVLPTIVAADMRRRRGLEPIPPHSHLGYSENFLNMCFGEVPEPAVVKAFEQSMILYAEHSFNASTFAARVVTSTQSDIYSAVTAAIGALKGSLHGGANEAVMHDMLEIGSADRAAEWLHGKLSRKDKVMGFGHRVYRNGDSRVPTMKAALVSVAAVRGGQRWLDIYDVLESAMYAATKIKPNLDFPTGPAYYLMGFAIPSFTPIFVMSRITGWTAHIMEQAGANALIRPLSEYSGRPQRTLPC from the coding sequence ATGACCCTGACCGATGACAAGCCGAAGATCCACAAGGGACTGGCGGGTGTGGTAGTCGACACCACCGCGATCTCCAAGGTGGTGCCCGAGACGAATTCTCTGACCTACCGCGGTTATCCCGTGCAGGATCTGGCCGCGCAGTGCACCTTCGAGCAGGTCGCCTACCTGCTGTGGCACGGCGAATTGCCGACCGATCAGGAGCTGGCGCTGTTCATGCAGCGCGAGCGCGCGTCGCGGCGCATCGATCGGTCGATGCAGTCGCTGCTGACCAAGCTGCCCGACAACTGTCATCCGATGGACGTGGTCCGCACGGTCATCAGCTATCTCGGCGCGGAAGATCCCGACGAGGACGACGGCAGCGTGTCGGCCAACCTGGCCAAGGCGCTGCGGATGTACGCGGTCCTGCCGACGATCGTCGCCGCCGACATGCGCCGCCGACGAGGTCTGGAACCGATCCCGCCGCACAGCCACCTGGGCTACTCGGAGAACTTCCTGAACATGTGCTTCGGCGAAGTGCCAGAACCGGCCGTGGTCAAGGCCTTTGAACAGTCGATGATCCTGTACGCCGAGCACAGCTTCAACGCATCGACGTTCGCGGCCCGGGTCGTGACGTCGACGCAGTCCGACATCTACAGCGCCGTGACGGCGGCGATCGGTGCCCTGAAGGGCTCCTTGCACGGCGGCGCCAACGAGGCCGTCATGCACGACATGCTCGAGATTGGGTCTGCCGACCGTGCGGCAGAGTGGTTGCACGGCAAGCTGTCCCGCAAGGACAAGGTGATGGGATTCGGACACCGGGTCTACCGCAACGGTGATTCCCGGGTGCCCACCATGAAGGCGGCTCTGGTGAGCGTGGCCGCCGTTCGTGGCGGACAGCGCTGGCTCGACATCTACGACGTGCTGGAAAGTGCGATGTATGCGGCCACCAAGATCAAGCCGAACCTCGACTTTCCCACCGGCCCCGCCTATTACCTGATGGGTTTCGCGATCCCGAGCTTCACGCCGATCTTCGTGATGAGCCGGATCACCGGGTGGACCGCCCACATCATGGAGCAGGCCGGCGCCAATGCCCTGATCCGGCCGCTGAGTGAGTACAGCGGCAGGCCTCAGCGCACCCTGCCCTGCTGA
- the prpB gene encoding methylisocitrate lyase, translated as MGPRTPVADKRRQFRAGLESGRLQRFPGAFSPLVAKLIAEVGFDGVYVSGAVVAADLGLPDIGLTTLTEVAGRGAQIASATDLPTFIDADTGFGEPMNAARTVTVLEDAGLTGLHLEDQVNPKRCGHLDGKTVVPTGEMVKRLRAAVAARRDPNFVICARTDAAGVEGLDAAIERAKAYAGAGADLIFTEALSGPADFEQFRAAVDTPLLANMTEFGKSELIGARVLADIGYNVVIYPVTTLRMAMHAVEVGLREIETEGTQSGLLEHMQHRSRLYELLRYPEYNQFDSEIYNFSLEGVPR; from the coding sequence GGCAGTTCCGCGCCGGTCTGGAATCGGGTCGTCTGCAACGGTTTCCCGGCGCCTTCTCACCGTTGGTGGCGAAACTGATAGCCGAAGTCGGATTCGACGGCGTCTATGTCTCGGGCGCGGTGGTTGCGGCCGACCTCGGCCTACCCGACATCGGGTTGACCACGCTGACGGAGGTCGCCGGGCGGGGCGCTCAGATCGCCTCGGCCACAGACCTTCCCACGTTCATCGACGCCGACACCGGCTTCGGCGAACCGATGAACGCCGCACGTACCGTCACCGTGCTCGAAGACGCGGGTCTGACCGGACTGCATCTGGAAGACCAGGTGAACCCCAAGCGGTGCGGGCACCTCGACGGGAAGACCGTGGTGCCGACCGGGGAGATGGTCAAGCGGTTACGGGCGGCCGTCGCCGCGCGCAGAGATCCGAATTTCGTCATCTGTGCGCGCACCGATGCCGCGGGCGTCGAGGGTCTAGACGCCGCCATCGAGCGTGCCAAGGCGTACGCCGGCGCGGGTGCGGACCTCATCTTCACCGAGGCGCTTTCCGGCCCGGCGGATTTCGAGCAGTTCCGGGCGGCGGTCGACACGCCGCTGTTGGCCAACATGACCGAGTTCGGCAAGTCCGAGCTGATCGGCGCCCGGGTGCTGGCGGACATCGGCTACAACGTCGTCATCTATCCGGTCACCACGCTGCGTATGGCGATGCATGCCGTCGAAGTCGGTCTGCGTGAAATCGAGACAGAAGGAACACAATCCGGACTGCTCGAGCACATGCAACACCGCAGCCGGCTCTACGAGTTGCTCCGCTATCCCGAGTACAACCAATTCGACTCCGAGATCTACAACTTCTCGTTGGAGGGAGTGCCGCGATGA